Within the Desulfotignum phosphitoxidans DSM 13687 genome, the region TTTCCCGGGGCCTTAACCACACATATCCCATGGCCTCCAGATGATTTTCCAGCAGACTGAAAAATGCGGCCGCCACCTGGTGCCCATCATCTCCAGGCACGGGGACCGCATTCATCCGGTTTTCCACCGCCCGGGTCAGGTGCCCTTCAGGGACAAAAAAATCACACACCACATGATTCCATTCTTCGGGAAAATCCTGGATTTTCCATGCAATCAGATGGTCCGGCCGCAGAATCCGGGTATTTTTCACATTGAAATCCGACCGGACAATCTTTGTTTTTCCCGGGGCAAATCCCATCAATGCTTCGAGCACATCCCGGGCCGTATGCCCGAAAATCCACTCTTCAGGCCCCAGCAGCACCGGGGGGAATTCTGCACTGGTCAACGCGAATTCAAACGGACCGGTCTCTTTCCAGAACTGCCTGAAATCGGAGGCATGGGGCAACACCTGTCTGACGACCTTCATATCTGTGTTTCCTTTTCACTCATTTTTCTTTTATAAACCACATGGGCGGTCCGGTTCAAGTAAAACCGAAAAACCGAACCCGGCGGATCAATTTTCTTGACCGGATGTGATTTTTCTGTTAACCATTCTTTCCTGTTATGGTTAACGAAACACAGCATATCCGCCAGATCATCCTGGAAAAATTATACCGGGCAAAGGGCCGCACCATTTCCGGGGTCAGACTCAGTGAACTGACCGGCATCTCCCGGGTGGCCATATGGAAACATATCCATGCTTTGAAACAAGACGGGTTTCTGATCGAATCCAGCCCTAAAGGGTATTTTCTGACAGACCCGGACAACCTGCTGCTGCCGGTCTGCTTTGACCCGCCTTTATCCGAACGGATCCATTATTTTCCCCGGGTGACCACCACCATGGACACGGCAAGAGAACTGGCCCGGCAGGGTGTGCCCCATGCCAGCTGTGTGGTGGCGGAACATCAGACAAAAGCCCGGGGCCGGCTCAACCGCAAATGGGAATCAGACCCGGGTGGGCTGTGGATCACCCTAATTTTGACTCCGGACACCCCGCCGGCCCTGGCCTATCTGTACAATTTTGCCGCATCCCTGAGTCTGTCTTTGACTTTGGAAACCTTGTTCAAACTGGATGTGCGGGTCAAATGGCCCAATGACCTTCTGCTGGAGGGAAAAAAACTGGCAGGGCTATTGTCTGAGATCGAAACCCGGGCGGATATGATCCGGTTTCTGCTGGTGGGTATTGGTATCAATGTCAACAACGACCCCTCTTCCAGTGCATTTGAGGCCATCTCCATTGGCCAGGCCCTGGGCCGACCCGTATCCAGAAAAAAAATTCTGGCGCAATTTCTCCAGTGTTTCTTTGACCGGATCCAGGATTTGAATGCCCGAAACATCATGGGGGCATGGAAGCAGCGCACCAGTACCATCGGCACCCGGGTCCGGGTGGAAACCCGGAATCAGACCATCCAAGGCCTGGCCCAAGATGTGGATGACGCGGGCACCCTGTGGGTGAAAGATTCAAAAGGACAAAATCATCCCATTATTTACGGGGACTGTTTTCATACCTGAAAGGAAATATACGATGACTCAGACAGACAGTTTGCGGCCCATGGTTCATGCGGCATTGTTTGTGGCTTTGATATGTGTGGGTGCGTTTATCGCCATTCCCATTGGACCGGTTCCCATAGTGCTGCAGAACATGTTTGTTCTGCTGGCCGGCCTGATTCTGGGACCGGCCTGGGGAACCGCCTGCGTTGCCGTGTATCTGCTGATCGGCCTGGCCGGTTTGCCGGTATTTGCCGGCGGCACGTCAGGAATCGGAAAAATATTCGGCCCCACAGGCGGATATCTGCTGGGATACCTGCCTGCGGTCCTGGTGACCGGGGCGATATCCAGGTTTCTGGGCCAAACACCGTTCCGGGATATCCTGGCCATGATCGGAGGTTCCATCATGCTCTACGGGGTCGGGGTCCCATGGTTGAAGCTGGCGTTTTCCCTGTCCTGGGGCCAGGCCCTGGCGCTGGGCCTGATTCCGTTTCTTTTGGGGGATGCCGTGAAAATCGCGGGCGCTGTGGTCATGGCCCGAAAAATCCGGCCCCTGCTCAAGGAATAATTTATCATGCCCCGGCCCATTCTGGAAATCGATCATTTAACCCATGCATTTTTCAACGGTACAGGGATTCATGATATCTGCGCCCGGATCTTTCCCGGAGAATTTATTCTTGTGGCCGGACCCAACGGATCCGGAAAAACCACGCTGATAAAGCATCTCAATGCCCTGGTCCGGCCGACATCCGGTGAAATCCGGCTCCATGGCCGATCCGTGACAAAAGACCTGATTGTCACCCGGAAAACCATCGGCATGGTATTCCAGGATGCAGACACCCAGATTGTTGCAGACACTGTCGAAGATGAGGTGGCATTCGGCCTGGAAAACCTGAATACACCCCGGGCCCGGATTCTTGAAAAAGTCGATCAGACCCTGGCATACATGAATCTGATCCATTTAAAAGACCGGAACCCTTCCACCCTGTCCGGCGGTGAGAAACGACGGCTGGCCATTGCCGGCATCCTGGTCATGGATCCGGAAATTATCGTGCTGGATGAGCCCTTTGCCAACCTGGATTATCCCGCTTCCCGGGATCTGGTGGAGATCATCTGCCGGTTGAACCGGGAAGGACAAACCATTATCATGGCGACCCACGAAGTGGAAGAGGTGATCACTTACGCGTCCCGAATGCTCATCATGGACGGTCAGGGCCGTCTGGTCAAAGATGGGCCGCCCAGAGAACTGCTGGGAAATCTGGAGTACTTCGGCATCAGAGAACCCTGTTTTTCCCGAATGGGATATTCGGCCCCGCCATGGCAGACCTGACCCTGTTTTCTTTTCAGGCCGGCACCACGGTCCTGCATCACCTGGATGTCCGGGCCAAGACCGTTCTGGTGTGCATGCTGAGCATGGCGCTGTTCACCGCCGGGTTCAGCGCATGCCTGGTCTGCTTTCTGGTGGTGTATCCATTGATGTGTGCCATCGGCATGCCCATGGACCGCTTAATCATCCGATTAAAGGGATTTATCCTGCTTCTGGTCCTTATGGCGGCAACCCGGGCGGTCACGGTACCGGGAGAACCGATTTTATCTGTTTCAGGGATTGAGATCACCCGGCAGGGCCTGGCCCAGGGATCTTTGGTAGGGGTGCGTTTTTTTCTGGTCATGGTGATTGGCCTGCTCTTTGCCGCCACCACCCGGCCGGCTGCGTTGAAAAGCGCGGCCCAATGGTTTTTGGCACCTGTTCCGTTTGTGCCGGAAAAGCGGGCGGCCATCATGATCAGTCTGTGCCTCAAATTTTTTCCCCTGATCCTTTCCCGGGCCGGACAAACAGCAGACGCGGTGAATGCACGGTGCGGCAGTTTCAAAAAAAACCCGGTCCGGCAAATCCGGTTTCTGACCCTGCCCCTGCTCAAAAAAACCGTTATCAGTGCCGATCATTTGTGTCTGGCCATGGATGCCCGGTGTTACACGGAACACCGCACGGATCCCGCATTTGAATCCAGCGGCAGAGAACGGCTCTTTCTGGGGGCCGGCACCGGGCTCTGCACAGCGATGGTAATTCTTTCCCGGGAATCCTTCTGGATGATATTTTGGTAATCTGCCACATTTGTGGTTGATCCGCGTTTCAATTTGTTGTACAGTTTTCGATCACGATAATTCATCATTACTTTTATGAATGACCTGATAAAATAATACAGGCGTTGTAAAAGGAGGTATCCATCATGACATCCCCCAGGGACCCTGTTTCAGGCCCTTCCGTGCTGGATTTGCGGGGAAGGCAGTCTGTCCGGGCGACATTTAAACTGTCCCAGAAAGCCATCGATGCCATCGGGCTGGTGGCGGTTCACATGGGCATCAAGCAGAAATCCCTGTTTGACCACATCATTGAAGATATGGATGCCATGGAAAAACTGGCCCGGTCCATCCGTTTGCCCCAGTTTGAAAAAATCCACCGGCGGCAGAAAACCTATGTCATGAGCCGCCGGACCATCGATGCCTTGAGCACGGTGTCAAGGGCCCATGACATGCCAAGGGATGCGCTGGTGGAATATGCGGTGCAGAAACTGGAATCTGTGATACAAAGCGAAAAACTGCGCCATGAAGAACGCAAAAAAATGGCGGTTGAAGTGATGGCCCACTTTGAAAAAGGAGAACAGCTGTACCGGTCGGTCACCCGGAATCTGGGAAAGGACGATCCGTTCTCCCGCCATCTGGGCAAAGCGGTTCAGGCGGCCAGAAAAACAGCGGAAGAACTTCAGACATTTCTGAATAAAAGCCGGGTACTGGAAGATTTTTAACCAAGGAGGTTGCATTGATAGAGATTCAAGATCTGACCAAATACTATAATGATTTCTGCGCGGTGGATCATATCAGCCTGTCGGTTCGACCCGGAGAGATTCTGGGCCTGCTCGGGCCCAACGGCGCAGGAAAGACCACCACGCTGCGAATGCTCACCGGATATTTCAAACCCACATCCGGACAGATCTCGGTCAAGGATCTTCACATGCCTGAGCATACCCTGAAAATCAAATCATTGGTGGGGTATCTGCCGGAATCAGCGCCGTTGTACCATAACATGCTGGTGTATGATTATCTGACCTATGTGGCCCGGCTCAAAGGGTTGAAAGACCCGGACCGCCAACTGGAACGGCTTCACACCCTGGCCGATCTGTGCGGCTTGTCCGGCATCATGCACAAACCCATCGTTACCCTGTCCAAAGGGCTTAAACAACGGGTGGGGCTGGCCCATGCCATGATGACGGACCCGGAAATCCTGATACTGGATGAACCCACCTCCGGCCTGGATCCCAATCAGATCGCCGAGATCCGGAGCATCATCCGGCAGATCGGCAAGAAAAAAACCGTTATTTTTTCCACCCATATCCTCAGTGAAGCAGAAGCCACCTGCGACCGCATTGTGATCATCAACAACGGCAAGGTCGTGGCCGACGACACCACCACCCGGCTCAAACAGGGCGCGCTTCAGAACAATCTGATCCGTCTGGCCCTGAAAGGACCGGATTTAAAAACCGCGTGTCAGTTTCTGGCGGACATGAATTTGAATCTGTCTGTCAGCGCCCTGACCCCGGACATGGATGACCAGGTGCGCGTTGAAATCCAGGGGCCGCCGGACCGGGATGTCCGGTCCGACATCTACCTGAAAATCAAGGAAACCGACTGGATCATCATGGAACTGACCAAAGAAACCCAGGCACTTGAACATATATTCCAAAAACTGACCCGGGAGAATACCTGATCATGTCACAAATCAAAATCATTGCATTAAAAGAGTTTAAAGATTATTTCATATCCCCCATCGCCTATATTGTGATCGCTTTGTTTCTGATTGTGGTAGGCTGGTTTTTCTTTTCCACTTTTTTCATCTACAGCCGGGCTGATCTGCGGGATTTTTTCGCGCTGCTGCCCATGGTGTTCTCGTTTTTTGTTCCCGCGCTGACCATGCGGTTGTTTGCGGAAGAAAAAAACGTGGGATCCTATGAAACCCTGTTGACCATGCCGGTGTCTTTTGTCCACATCGCTTTGGGAAAATTTTTTGCCGCCACCCTGTTTACCTGTGCCATGCTGGTGCCCACCCTGTCCTACCCCATATTCATTTCTTTGATCGGGGACCTGGACTGGGGACCGGTGGCCGGCGGATATATCGGGGCCGTTTTCCTGGCCGGGGCATACTGTGCCATGGGATTGTTTGCTTCCGCTCTGACCCGCAATCAGATCATCGCGTTTATCATCGGATGCGCCCTGTGCTTTACATTGACCATCATCAACCGGATGCTGTTTTTCATGCCGTCGGAAATTGTAACGGTGATTGAATATTTCGGGGCCAACACCCATTTTGCCAATTTTTCCAAAGGTATCCTGGATACCCGGGACATTCTGTATTTTATCAGCCTGATATCCATTTTTCTCTTTTCCACCCATCTTGTGATGCAGGAAAAAAATTAAGGAGGCTTCATGGGATTTTTCAAAGAACATTATATTAAGTTTGTTTTATATATGGCCGTGATTGTGCTGGTGAACATCGTCGGGCTGACTCTTTTTTTCAGGGCTGATTTGACGGCCAGCAAAATTTTTTCATTGTCCGATGCCAGTCAAAAAGCCGTGGCCACCTTGTCTGAACCGTTGAGCATCAAGGTGTTTTTCTCCAACAACCTGCCGGCACCCCATAACAACACCCAAAGGTATCTCAAAGACCTGCTGGATGAATACGCGGCCCGGGCCGGCCGTCTGTTCAACTATCAGTTCTACAATGTCTCTTCCGCAGAAGGGGATTTGAGCGCAAACGCTGTGGAAAACCGGGAACTGGCCCAAAGCTACGGCATTTCCCCCATCCAGATCCGGATGATGGAAAACGATGAACTCAAATTCACAAACGCTTACATGGGTCTGGTGCTCATCCATGGGGATCTCATTGAAAAAATCAATGCAGTGACTTCCGCGGACGGTCTGGAATACCAGCTGACCACTGCCATCCAGAAACTCAACAACAAAGTCTCTGCCCTGCTGCGCTTAAACGACAAGATCCAGGCCACCCTGTACTTATCCTCTTCATTGAATGATATTGCCCCGCTGATCGGACTGGACAACCTGCCCGGCCTGGAACAGACCGTGAAAAAAACCATTGACGGCATCAATGCCAAGAGTCTGGATCTCCTGTCATTTGATCGTCAGGACATCACCGACAAACAAGCCCTGAACGATATCGGCAAAAAATATGATCTTCTGGCGTTGTCCTGGCCCGACATTCAGGACCAGAATATTCCGGCCGGCCAGGGAGCTGCCGGTCTGGTGCTGACATATCAGGACCAGGCTGCCAGCCTGCCGCTCATCACAGCCGTGGATCTGCCCATTATCGGCACCACCTATCAGATGGCGGACCCGGACACACTGGAACAGGATATCATGGGCATTATCGAAAAAATGATCGGTATCAACCAGGATATCGGATTTCTGGCGGATCACGGCACACCGGCTTTGGTTCCGGACCGCAGGACCATGATGCAGGGGGGATCAGGGGGCGACATGCAGGTGTTCAACGATCTGTTGTCCCACCGGTACAATATCAGACAGATCGCGCTCAAAGATCAGACCATACCCGACGGTCTC harbors:
- a CDS encoding biotin--[acetyl-CoA-carboxylase] ligase, which translates into the protein MVNETQHIRQIILEKLYRAKGRTISGVRLSELTGISRVAIWKHIHALKQDGFLIESSPKGYFLTDPDNLLLPVCFDPPLSERIHYFPRVTTTMDTARELARQGVPHASCVVAEHQTKARGRLNRKWESDPGGLWITLILTPDTPPALAYLYNFAASLSLSLTLETLFKLDVRVKWPNDLLLEGKKLAGLLSEIETRADMIRFLLVGIGINVNNDPSSSAFEAISIGQALGRPVSRKKILAQFLQCFFDRIQDLNARNIMGAWKQRTSTIGTRVRVETRNQTIQGLAQDVDDAGTLWVKDSKGQNHPIIYGDCFHT
- a CDS encoding biotin transporter BioY; protein product: MTQTDSLRPMVHAALFVALICVGAFIAIPIGPVPIVLQNMFVLLAGLILGPAWGTACVAVYLLIGLAGLPVFAGGTSGIGKIFGPTGGYLLGYLPAVLVTGAISRFLGQTPFRDILAMIGGSIMLYGVGVPWLKLAFSLSWGQALALGLIPFLLGDAVKIAGAVVMARKIRPLLKE
- a CDS encoding energy-coupling factor ABC transporter ATP-binding protein, with the protein product MPRPILEIDHLTHAFFNGTGIHDICARIFPGEFILVAGPNGSGKTTLIKHLNALVRPTSGEIRLHGRSVTKDLIVTRKTIGMVFQDADTQIVADTVEDEVAFGLENLNTPRARILEKVDQTLAYMNLIHLKDRNPSTLSGGEKRRLAIAGILVMDPEIIVLDEPFANLDYPASRDLVEIICRLNREGQTIIMATHEVEEVITYASRMLIMDGQGRLVKDGPPRELLGNLEYFGIREPCFSRMGYSAPPWQT
- a CDS encoding energy-coupling factor transporter transmembrane component T family protein; this translates as MADLTLFSFQAGTTVLHHLDVRAKTVLVCMLSMALFTAGFSACLVCFLVVYPLMCAIGMPMDRLIIRLKGFILLLVLMAATRAVTVPGEPILSVSGIEITRQGLAQGSLVGVRFFLVMVIGLLFAATTRPAALKSAAQWFLAPVPFVPEKRAAIMISLCLKFFPLILSRAGQTADAVNARCGSFKKNPVRQIRFLTLPLLKKTVISADHLCLAMDARCYTEHRTDPAFESSGRERLFLGAGTGLCTAMVILSRESFWMIFW
- a CDS encoding ABC transporter ATP-binding protein — protein: MIEIQDLTKYYNDFCAVDHISLSVRPGEILGLLGPNGAGKTTTLRMLTGYFKPTSGQISVKDLHMPEHTLKIKSLVGYLPESAPLYHNMLVYDYLTYVARLKGLKDPDRQLERLHTLADLCGLSGIMHKPIVTLSKGLKQRVGLAHAMMTDPEILILDEPTSGLDPNQIAEIRSIIRQIGKKKTVIFSTHILSEAEATCDRIVIINNGKVVADDTTTRLKQGALQNNLIRLALKGPDLKTACQFLADMNLNLSVSALTPDMDDQVRVEIQGPPDRDVRSDIYLKIKETDWIIMELTKETQALEHIFQKLTRENT
- a CDS encoding ABC transporter permease subunit is translated as MSQIKIIALKEFKDYFISPIAYIVIALFLIVVGWFFFSTFFIYSRADLRDFFALLPMVFSFFVPALTMRLFAEEKNVGSYETLLTMPVSFVHIALGKFFAATLFTCAMLVPTLSYPIFISLIGDLDWGPVAGGYIGAVFLAGAYCAMGLFASALTRNQIIAFIIGCALCFTLTIINRMLFFMPSEIVTVIEYFGANTHFANFSKGILDTRDILYFISLISIFLFSTHLVMQEKN
- a CDS encoding Gldg family protein, with amino-acid sequence MGFFKEHYIKFVLYMAVIVLVNIVGLTLFFRADLTASKIFSLSDASQKAVATLSEPLSIKVFFSNNLPAPHNNTQRYLKDLLDEYAARAGRLFNYQFYNVSSAEGDLSANAVENRELAQSYGISPIQIRMMENDELKFTNAYMGLVLIHGDLIEKINAVTSADGLEYQLTTAIQKLNNKVSALLRLNDKIQATLYLSSSLNDIAPLIGLDNLPGLEQTVKKTIDGINAKSLDLLSFDRQDITDKQALNDIGKKYDLLALSWPDIQDQNIPAGQGAAGLVLTYQDQAASLPLITAVDLPIIGTTYQMADPDTLEQDIMGIIEKMIGINQDIGFLADHGTPALVPDRRTMMQGGSGGDMQVFNDLLSHRYNIRQIALKDQTIPDGLNCLIITKPTEPFSDYELFQIDQALMKGTNIAFFGDAFNEIAPRGSMGMPQYFPIDTGLEKLLAHYGITMTPAFVMDKTAYKHQPREGGEQIIYFAPMLKEDTINNTPAFMRNIKGIIAMQASPLSLVSDNLTSAGVTATRLLSTSKESWLMKDEINLNPMFISPPESSEEMDSYDLAYLLEGTFTSYFKDKPVPEKPMGEEDISESDTPADAGETTDPAATDAVESDTAAPEGDTPEVVAQNRILETSRPAKIFVLGCSQMLMDNMLDPEGRTTNATFILNTIDHLNGKDEIAAMRSKQQMLNPLADTTAFVRTMIKALNIAGLPVLVFVFGIGVWGTGKIRRKKIAKQFNA